The following coding sequences are from one Saccopteryx bilineata isolate mSacBil1 chromosome 3, mSacBil1_pri_phased_curated, whole genome shotgun sequence window:
- the FOXE3 gene encoding forkhead box protein E3, whose translation MEPPVAFSGFQALPSVAPSRPPPPTPLAGAEPGQEPEEAAAGRGEPEPAPGPGRRRRRPLQRGKPPYSYIALIAMALAHAPGRRLTLAAIYRFITERFAFYRDSPRKWQNSIRHNLTLNDCFVKVPREPGNPGKGNYWTLDPAAADMFDNGSFLRRRKRFKRAELPAPAPSAAGPPPCPYAPCQPVPALLAPPPAAPGPAPPARLFSVDSLVSLPPELAGLGAPEPPCCAALDAAFPPCAAAVSPQLYAPAPDRLGLPPARPGPGPLPAEPLLALAGPPGALSPLGPGEAYLKQPGYAPGLERYL comes from the coding sequence GCGGGAGCCGAGCCCGGGCAGGAGCCCGAGGAGGCGGCTGCGGGCCGCGGGGAGCCGGAGCCCGCACCCGGCCCAGGCCGGCGCCGGCGGCGGCCCCTGCAGCGCGGGAAGCCGCCCTACTCGTACATCGCGCTCATCGCCATGGCGCTGGCGCACGCCCCGGGCCGCCGCCTCACGCTGGCCGCCATCTACCGCTTCATCACCGAGCGCTTCGCCTTCTACCGCGACAGCCCGCGCAAGTGGCAGAACAGCATCCGCCACAACCTCACGCTCAACGACTGCTTCGTCAAGGTGCCCCGCGAGCCGGGCAACCCGGGGAAAGGCAACTACTGGACGCTGGACCCGGCGGCCGCCGACATGTTCGACAACGGCAGCTTCCTGCGGCGCCGCAAGCGCTTCAAGCGCGCCGAGCTGCCTGCGCCCGCGCCCAGCGCCGCCGGCCCGCCGCCCTGCCCCTACGCGCCCTGCCAGCCCGTCCCCGCGCTGCTCGCGCCGCCCCCCGCCGCCCCGGGGCCCGCGCCGCCCGCGCGCCTCTTCAGCGTCGACAGCCTGGTGAGCCTGCCGCCGGAGCTGGCGGGGCTGGGCGCGCCCGAGCCGCCCTGCTGCGCCGCGCTCGACGCCGCCTTCCCGCCCTGCGCGGCCGCCGTCTCCCCGCAGCTCTACGCGCCGGCTCCGGACCGCCTGGGGCTGCCGCCGGCGCGCCCTGGCCCCGGCCCGCTCCCCGCCGAGCCGCTGCTGGCCTTGGCGGGGCCGCCAGGCGCGCTCAGCCCGCTTGGCCCGGGGGAGGCCTACCTGAAGCAGCCGGGCTATGCGCCGGGACTGGAGCGCTACCTGTGA